The following proteins are co-located in the Paenibacillus sp. JNUCC32 genome:
- a CDS encoding carbohydrate ABC transporter permease: protein MDNTLNDNAALKADPMPHGKPARKRKWDHEGRWGLLMASPYLLHFIIFVAGPLAASLYFSFSDYDMLNPPEWSGLDNFRRMAEDSMFWRSLWNTLYFAVLFVPLQTFLALVLAVALNQRLKGLKWFRMAHFIPVISSWTVILYVADAVFNPRFGLANTLLAKLGLEGQGWLQDPKLAIPLLVFIAVWKGIGYIMVIYLAGLQSVPGDLYEAAEIDGAGALRKFRYITVPLISPTTFLVVIMSTISTFQAFEQIYVLTGRGDISSAGGPNNSSLVMMLYLYREGFTFMRMGYASAIAWVLFMILFLLTLIQLRAQKKWVHYD, encoded by the coding sequence ATGGACAATACGCTAAACGACAATGCAGCACTCAAAGCCGATCCGATGCCGCATGGAAAGCCCGCCCGAAAACGGAAATGGGATCATGAGGGGAGATGGGGGCTGCTCATGGCCTCCCCTTATCTTCTCCACTTTATCATTTTTGTGGCGGGTCCCCTCGCCGCATCCCTGTACTTCAGCTTTTCCGATTACGATATGCTGAATCCGCCCGAGTGGAGCGGACTGGATAATTTCCGGCGCATGGCCGAGGATTCGATGTTCTGGCGTTCCCTGTGGAACACCCTGTATTTTGCGGTTCTGTTCGTACCGCTCCAGACCTTTCTCGCGCTCGTGCTGGCCGTCGCGTTAAACCAGCGATTGAAAGGGCTTAAATGGTTTCGGATGGCTCACTTCATCCCGGTGATCTCCTCATGGACCGTCATCCTCTACGTCGCCGACGCCGTATTCAATCCTCGCTTCGGCCTGGCCAATACGCTGCTCGCCAAGCTGGGGCTGGAAGGGCAAGGCTGGCTGCAGGACCCGAAGCTGGCCATCCCGCTGCTCGTCTTCATTGCGGTTTGGAAAGGGATCGGTTATATCATGGTCATTTATCTGGCGGGACTTCAGAGCGTTCCAGGGGATTTGTACGAAGCCGCGGAGATCGACGGCGCAGGAGCCCTGCGTAAATTCCGGTACATTACGGTTCCATTGATCTCGCCGACGACCTTCCTGGTTGTTATCATGAGCACGATTTCTACCTTCCAGGCATTCGAACAGATCTACGTGCTGACCGGCAGGGGCGACATCAGCTCGGCGGGAGGCCCGAATAACTCGAGCCTGGTCATGATGCTGTATTTATATCGCGAAGGGTTCACGTTTATGAGGATGGGCTATGCTTCCGCCATTGCCTGGGTGCTGTTCATGATCCTGTTCCTGCTGACGCTCATCCAGCTTCGCGCTCAAAAGAAATGGGTGCATTATGACTGA
- a CDS encoding ABC transporter substrate-binding protein, protein MKKRKGFYSWVTALLLISIIVSGCGNASDGKTGTASPGTGGGEEDKKVEILLGYYSSDSSDAKMKELIEQFEEKHPNITVKTQSAPYGQFYQKLDTQIAAGQAPDVWLSDGVYVMKYAQRGAAKDLTDWIAKDLKADEYYGLDFNKDADGRYWGVPQGIQVGVLFYNKDLFDKAGVAYPTNEWTWEDLKASAAKLTVDAGGKTAEDTGFDAASVNQFGLTFFSITEGWFSVMKSYGGGALDEKAENSIINSPENKQAFEWMVDGMQRGIITDPVDLKSFQSNTAVFPSGSAAMRIGIYARVQAANEAGLNYDVTLLPKGPDGKRVSPVIANSWVINQKSSDEKAQAAWEWIKYWATEDDVQKQWTELGEAVPVKKSVAESEVFLKAGEQPANRQAFLDSLEFAQTLDNNAVWEEWVGKFNEHAERAFLGDATVDQALSEADAAVQAVLDDFYKK, encoded by the coding sequence ATGGTAAGACCGGCACCGCATCTCCCGGCACCGGAGGCGGCGAGGAAGATAAGAAGGTAGAAATCCTGCTCGGATATTATTCGAGCGACAGCTCCGATGCGAAGATGAAGGAGCTGATCGAGCAGTTCGAGGAAAAGCATCCGAACATTACGGTGAAGACGCAGAGCGCCCCTTACGGGCAGTTCTATCAGAAGCTGGATACGCAGATCGCGGCCGGCCAGGCGCCGGACGTATGGCTGTCCGACGGCGTCTACGTCATGAAATATGCCCAGCGCGGTGCCGCCAAGGATCTGACCGATTGGATTGCCAAGGATCTGAAAGCCGACGAGTACTACGGCCTCGATTTCAACAAGGACGCGGACGGACGCTATTGGGGCGTGCCGCAGGGCATTCAGGTCGGCGTGCTGTTTTACAACAAGGATCTGTTCGATAAAGCAGGCGTAGCGTATCCTACGAACGAATGGACCTGGGAAGACCTGAAAGCGTCGGCAGCCAAGCTGACGGTGGACGCCGGCGGAAAAACAGCCGAGGACACCGGATTTGACGCAGCCAGCGTGAATCAGTTCGGGCTTACCTTCTTCAGCATTACCGAGGGCTGGTTCTCCGTGATGAAATCCTACGGCGGCGGTGCCCTTGACGAGAAGGCGGAGAACTCGATCATCAATTCCCCGGAGAACAAGCAGGCGTTCGAATGGATGGTCGACGGCATGCAGCGCGGCATTATTACGGATCCGGTCGACCTGAAGAGCTTCCAGAGCAATACCGCCGTGTTCCCAAGCGGATCGGCCGCCATGCGGATCGGCATTTATGCCCGGGTGCAGGCAGCGAATGAAGCCGGGCTGAATTACGACGTGACGCTGCTGCCGAAGGGACCTGACGGCAAGCGGGTGTCCCCGGTCATCGCCAATTCATGGGTGATTAACCAGAAGTCGAGCGACGAGAAGGCGCAAGCTGCCTGGGAGTGGATTAAATACTGGGCTACGGAAGACGATGTGCAGAAGCAGTGGACGGAGCTTGGCGAAGCCGTGCCCGTGAAAAAATCCGTAGCGGAATCCGAAGTGTTCCTCAAAGCGGGAGAGCAGCCGGCTAACCGCCAGGCCTTCCTGGACAGTCTGGAGTTCGCCCAAACGCTCGACAACAACGCGGTATGGGAAGAATGGGTGGGCAAATTCAACGAACATGCGGAGCGAGCCTTCCTGGGCGATGCAACCGTCGATCAGGCGTTAAGCGAAGCGGACGCAGCCGTTCAGGCGGTCCTCGATGATTTTTATAAAAAATAA